The Candidatus Koribacter versatilis Ellin345 genome has a segment encoding these proteins:
- a CDS encoding MurR/RpiR family transcriptional regulator, which translates to MKSAAKVVVVPDHTLSFAERMERLSKKRSELIRPVQERPRDYVLLSIRDVAAKLGTDPATVLRTVRGLGFESYREFKAYLHQLSIASATSLDGMQAVSKPNSSLLSQGARALDQDLQNLQALRNTLDMNRIVAIARRVYAARKILVLGGDLAASLAEYLEYNLTLLGFTVVAGITPGKTINAVRSFDRHDLVFAISFRRGLRQTVEGMKQARANGAYCVGITDSFVSPICRFSDECLLASIESHLGTSYAAPMSLFNVMLTICAHYREARTMKTLKKLDQEQRHGYRWYPV; encoded by the coding sequence ATGAAGAGCGCCGCGAAAGTTGTCGTCGTTCCCGACCATACGTTGAGCTTCGCCGAACGCATGGAACGCCTGAGTAAAAAGCGCAGCGAACTGATCCGCCCGGTGCAGGAACGCCCGCGGGACTACGTACTCTTGAGCATCCGCGATGTGGCAGCGAAGCTGGGCACTGACCCAGCGACCGTGCTGCGCACCGTCCGTGGACTCGGCTTTGAGAGCTACCGCGAATTCAAGGCCTACCTCCACCAGCTTTCGATCGCGAGCGCGACCTCTTTGGACGGCATGCAGGCGGTGAGTAAGCCGAATTCCAGCCTGCTTTCGCAAGGCGCACGTGCGCTCGACCAGGACTTGCAGAACCTGCAGGCATTGCGCAATACGCTCGACATGAATCGCATCGTCGCAATTGCGCGTCGCGTTTATGCAGCGCGCAAAATCCTTGTCCTTGGTGGCGACCTTGCGGCGAGTCTGGCGGAGTACCTCGAGTACAACCTCACGCTGCTTGGCTTCACCGTGGTAGCAGGCATCACCCCTGGCAAGACCATCAACGCGGTCCGCAGTTTCGATCGTCATGATCTGGTGTTCGCCATCAGTTTCCGCCGTGGGTTGCGCCAGACGGTGGAAGGCATGAAGCAGGCGAGGGCCAATGGGGCGTACTGCGTAGGTATCACGGACAGCTTTGTTTCGCCGATCTGCCGCTTCTCGGACGAGTGTTTGCTCGCCTCGATTGAATCTCATCTTGGCACGTCGTATGCCGCACCGATGAGCCTGTTTAATGTCATGCTGACGATCTGCGCCCATTATCGCGAAGCCCGCACCATGAAAACCCTCAAGAAACTCGACCAGGAACAACGCCACGGTTACCGCTGGTATCCCGTCTGA
- a CDS encoding sensor histidine kinase: MGGVRLRTKFLIAMLLTSAGLTIGTLLVVQHTVAVRAREGIVADLQNSVENFRAEQLEREKNLRASARLLADLPIVKALMTSRHAPTIQDASEELFKLSERDLFALVDPTGQVVGFHTNPAGVPSAPIQHVLSQRAPTANSFEWWYTGGHLYEVYLEPIYFGPSSNDTLLGVIAVGYEINGPLARQVGRLADSEVAVLYRGNVVASTLNDRPSLEFLQHTGSSNSSPADVLLGQKKFVATSILLSADDSTPVTMVVMKSYDNAISFLQRLQRLLLVIGIAAVLAGSILVYFIARTFTRPLETLAVGVSALGTGDFAFPLPGGGGGEVVKLTQAFVDMRDRLRATQQSLIESERLATIGRMAGSISHDLRHPLTAVLANAEFLAEANLNTTQREELYMEIRVAVNRLTDLVDSLLELSRPAQALTLTEGPIEGSILRSIELIRAHPEFHKVSIEVEGAAGVDTRVDGRKMERVFYNLLLNACQAVQSRAGKVVISVTESSAGVEIRVRDNGPGVEPSIATKLFQPFVSVGKENGTGLGLTIAQKIVQDHGGSLEVEWSSPGNTVMRIVLPQPTRSDRWRAPLAKSSL; encoded by the coding sequence ATGGGTGGGGTTCGGCTGCGGACCAAGTTCCTGATCGCCATGCTGCTCACATCCGCGGGCCTCACCATTGGCACTCTGCTGGTGGTGCAACACACGGTTGCGGTGCGAGCACGGGAAGGCATCGTCGCCGACCTCCAGAACTCCGTAGAGAACTTTCGCGCGGAACAACTAGAGCGCGAGAAGAACCTGCGCGCTTCCGCGCGACTCCTCGCCGATCTCCCGATCGTGAAAGCCCTGATGACGTCGCGCCACGCGCCCACCATTCAGGATGCTTCCGAGGAACTTTTTAAGCTTTCCGAGCGAGACCTTTTCGCCCTGGTTGATCCAACTGGCCAGGTTGTCGGCTTCCACACCAACCCTGCCGGAGTGCCGTCGGCGCCGATCCAGCACGTGCTCTCGCAACGCGCACCCACTGCAAATTCGTTCGAATGGTGGTACACCGGCGGACACTTATACGAGGTGTATCTCGAGCCGATCTATTTCGGTCCGAGCAGCAACGACACGCTGCTGGGTGTCATCGCAGTTGGATACGAAATCAATGGTCCACTGGCGCGCCAGGTCGGAAGGCTGGCTGACAGTGAAGTCGCCGTGCTTTATCGCGGAAATGTCGTCGCAAGCACGCTGAACGACCGGCCGTCGCTCGAGTTCCTGCAGCATACGGGATCGAGCAATTCCTCGCCTGCAGATGTCCTGCTGGGACAGAAGAAGTTCGTCGCTACTTCTATCCTCCTCAGCGCTGACGATTCCACGCCAGTGACGATGGTCGTGATGAAGTCCTATGACAACGCCATCTCCTTCCTGCAGCGTTTGCAGCGATTGCTTCTTGTAATTGGGATTGCCGCGGTACTTGCGGGCAGCATCCTTGTTTACTTCATCGCGCGAACCTTCACCCGTCCGCTCGAAACCCTTGCAGTAGGCGTGAGCGCTCTCGGCACCGGCGACTTCGCGTTCCCTCTGCCGGGAGGTGGTGGCGGAGAAGTGGTGAAGTTGACGCAGGCCTTCGTGGATATGCGTGACCGCCTTCGCGCGACGCAACAGAGCTTGATTGAGAGCGAGCGACTGGCGACGATCGGACGCATGGCTGGTTCGATCTCGCACGACCTGCGCCATCCGCTGACTGCCGTGCTCGCGAATGCGGAATTCCTCGCCGAAGCTAATCTCAACACGACACAACGCGAAGAGCTGTACATGGAAATCAGGGTGGCGGTGAATCGCCTGACGGATCTTGTTGACTCTCTGCTTGAACTGTCGCGTCCGGCGCAAGCGCTAACGCTCACTGAGGGACCGATCGAAGGCAGCATTTTGCGCTCGATCGAACTCATTCGGGCTCATCCCGAGTTCCATAAGGTGAGTATCGAAGTCGAGGGCGCAGCGGGAGTGGACACGCGGGTGGACGGGAGAAAGATGGAGCGCGTCTTCTACAACCTCCTGTTGAACGCATGCCAAGCGGTGCAGAGTCGCGCGGGCAAGGTCGTCATCAGCGTCACGGAGAGCTCCGCGGGAGTTGAAATCCGGGTTCGTGACAATGGACCGGGAGTGGAACCGTCGATCGCGACAAAGTTGTTTCAGCCATTCGTGAGCGTCGGCAAAGAAAACGGTACCGGACTCGGGCTGACGATCGCGCAGAAGATCGTGCAGGACCACGGCGGCTCGCTCGAAGTGGAGTGGTCGTCGCCGGGCAACACCGTGATGCGGATCGTCCTGCCGCAACCAACGCGATCAGACCGATGGCGCGCGCCCCTCGCTAAGAGTTCTTTGTAA
- a CDS encoding C40 family peptidase yields MDTRNCKLLTSFVLALSAFALGGGPAPDRVVVVPVANMYSSPSASSDVVSQAILGSNVVTLQKKGKWVKAQTSDQYTGWIEKRALRDAKNSSYATTGDTVQVTSLFANVYRETDVTAHAPIVTLPFESRVELIGHGSNDNGRWLQIRLPDKQTGWIQSGDVSANPKILTIPESIELAKRFLGIPYLWGGRSSFGYDCSGFTQMLVRSRGIYMPRDADVQASWTGVMPVDRKDLQAGDLLFFGSSPQKITHTGMYIGNGEFIHDTTNTHPVVQISQIDEEPWTHLLVASRRVK; encoded by the coding sequence ATGGATACCCGCAATTGTAAGCTTCTTACCTCATTTGTCCTGGCACTGAGCGCGTTCGCTCTGGGCGGAGGTCCCGCTCCAGACCGAGTGGTAGTCGTCCCGGTAGCGAATATGTATTCCTCACCGAGTGCTTCTTCGGACGTGGTCTCCCAGGCCATTCTTGGCAGCAATGTCGTGACTCTCCAGAAGAAAGGGAAGTGGGTTAAGGCCCAAACTTCCGATCAGTACACTGGATGGATCGAGAAGAGGGCCCTTCGCGATGCGAAAAATAGTTCGTACGCGACGACCGGCGATACCGTTCAGGTTACGAGTCTTTTCGCGAACGTCTATCGCGAAACCGATGTTACCGCCCATGCGCCGATCGTCACTCTCCCCTTCGAGAGCCGGGTCGAACTCATCGGTCACGGCAGCAATGACAACGGACGCTGGCTGCAAATCCGCTTGCCCGATAAGCAGACGGGCTGGATACAGTCCGGCGATGTCAGCGCGAATCCGAAGATCCTGACCATCCCCGAGTCGATCGAGCTTGCGAAGCGATTCCTGGGCATTCCGTACCTATGGGGCGGACGTTCGAGTTTCGGCTATGACTGCTCAGGCTTCACACAGATGCTCGTGCGCAGTCGTGGGATCTACATGCCGCGCGACGCGGATGTACAAGCGTCATGGACCGGCGTTATGCCCGTAGATCGCAAAGATCTTCAGGCTGGGGACCTTCTGTTCTTCGGTTCTTCGCCGCAGAAGATCACCCACACGGGAATGTACATCGGCAATGGCGAATTCATCCACGACACGACCAATACGCATCCCGTCGTGCAGATCAGCCAAATTGATGAAGAGCCCTGGACGCACTTGCTCGTTGCCTCAAGGAGAGTGAAATGA
- a CDS encoding dipeptide epimerase, with protein MNRRELLQLSTAAGAALLLSNSALAQASQSTDGHWHTSVERLKLRHTWTTTMSSSEYRDTLHARFTSDGVVGYGEGAPIVRYREDAATGQKALESQMAFLNAVDPWHFEKVMAELAQKMEGNFAAKAAIDIALMDWAGKRLNAPIYRMLGLDAADAPVTTFSIGIDTPEITRQKVREAEEFPVLKIKVGLKTDEATVEAVRSVTKKPLRVDANEGWTDKEEAVRKINWLESQGVEFVEQPMPAHMIEETRWVRSKVHLPILADEAAVNAHAIPGLMNAYDGINVKLDKCGGIQQSLKMINVAKALGMKTMLGCMVSTSVSVTAAAHLSPLVDYADLDGNLLIANDPFTGVKVEKGKLVLPNGPGLGLTKNS; from the coding sequence ATGAACCGTAGGGAACTCTTGCAACTCTCAACCGCCGCGGGAGCAGCGCTTCTGCTGAGCAATTCTGCGCTTGCCCAGGCATCGCAATCTACGGACGGTCACTGGCACACCAGTGTTGAGCGGCTGAAGCTGCGCCATACCTGGACGACCACGATGTCCAGCAGCGAATATCGTGACACGCTTCACGCCCGCTTTACGAGCGACGGTGTTGTCGGCTACGGCGAGGGTGCGCCGATCGTTCGATACCGCGAGGACGCGGCCACTGGCCAAAAAGCCCTCGAGTCGCAGATGGCCTTTCTGAACGCCGTCGATCCGTGGCATTTCGAGAAAGTCATGGCTGAACTGGCGCAGAAGATGGAGGGTAATTTCGCTGCGAAGGCTGCCATCGATATTGCCCTGATGGATTGGGCGGGCAAGCGCCTCAATGCGCCGATCTATCGCATGCTCGGCCTTGATGCCGCTGACGCGCCGGTCACGACGTTTTCCATTGGAATCGACACTCCTGAAATTACGCGGCAGAAGGTGCGCGAGGCCGAGGAATTCCCGGTCCTCAAAATCAAAGTTGGCCTCAAAACCGACGAGGCCACCGTCGAAGCTGTTCGGAGTGTCACGAAGAAGCCGCTGCGCGTAGATGCCAACGAAGGTTGGACAGATAAGGAAGAAGCTGTTCGCAAAATCAACTGGCTCGAATCGCAAGGTGTCGAGTTCGTGGAGCAGCCTATGCCGGCGCACATGATCGAAGAGACGCGCTGGGTACGCAGCAAGGTACATCTTCCCATTCTTGCCGATGAAGCCGCCGTGAACGCGCATGCAATTCCCGGGCTGATGAACGCTTATGACGGCATCAACGTGAAACTCGATAAATGTGGCGGCATCCAGCAGTCGCTAAAGATGATCAACGTTGCGAAAGCGCTTGGCATGAAGACGATGCTCGGCTGCATGGTTTCCACTTCCGTCAGCGTGACCGCGGCTGCTCACCTCTCGCCACTCGTGGACTACGCCGATCTAGATGGCAATTTGCTCATTGCCAACGATCCGTTCACAGGCGTCAAAGTTGAAAAAGGAAAGCTGGTGCTGCCGAACGGCCCGGGCTTGGGGCTTACAAAGAACTCTTAG